The Apium graveolens cultivar Ventura chromosome 3, ASM990537v1, whole genome shotgun sequence sequence GAAAAATGTATAATTCCCTATTCACCATCAAGAGCAGGGGTGTAGCCACTTATAATTAACGAAAGCAATAGACACCGCTAAACTTGCATTTATGTGACATATATATCATATTAAATAggtttaaaattataattttatttccCCCCCCTGTAAACTAAAATTTGAACATTGAGTTAAAATTTACTGCAAAATCTGAATATTTGGTGAGATCTCCAGTTGCTTTTGCTGATTTGGCAACCACGAGTTCTTCATTTTCCTTGTGAATGCATTTCTGAGTTAAAACTGTTCTTCTCAAGGGGATTGGTTTACTAACACTACGAACCCATAAGTAATCACGTGTCCGTTTTAAGACTGACATTGAAACTTGTGCTATTAATGAGATTCTATTTAACACTAAAAATTCCCTGAATATATTTTCCCTCCCCCTGGTTGCATCTCAAACAAAAATGCTATTTTTCATCTTTCAGCTTCAGGTGCCTGATGAACTTCTGTCACTACTTATGAGCATGGGGTACAGACAAAATGATGCAAAGAGGGCCCTTCGTATGAGTGGTCAAGATGTCGGGAGTGCTGTTGAGCTTCTTGTTGATCTGAAGGAGAAAAAAATGCGCAAGAGGGAAGATGACAGACGTAGACAACATGAGATTATGTAAGAGTTTTAATGGTGTGGATGAATATTCTTTATGTTCGCTTCATAGAGTTTTGCTTCACCGCTAATATATTACTAATTTTAGGGAACAAAAGCGTTTTGGAATAACTCCTCTAAGAAAAGCAGTGGATCTACAAAGGTTGAGTGAACTGGAGTCCATTGGGTAAGTACTTGCAAAAATATGCGGTCACCTTAAGTACAAATATTGTTTAGTAATTACTGCTTTATCGTTGGGTCATTTCATGGCTATCTGGGAGAGACAAGAGGAGATTGAATTTATATCTTTTTTTAATTTACCACACCAATATTTCAATTGAAGACATTATCTGCAGATATATCAATTTTGCGTACTGTTTATTGGATCTTCATAGGTTGAAGTGCTCTCTGGCTAGTTACAGTTGTGTGGCTACTTTTTACTTTCTTAGGTTTCATATTGCATGGGCTTGAGATAAAATTTACAATGAATTTGTCCATAACCCTCATGTACAGTGGAGTACTCCTGTGGTCAGTAATTTTATCTGGTTCCTTAAAATGGCAGGTTTGAGAGAGCACTTGCTGCTGAAGCCCTAAGAAGAAATGAGAATGATACTCAGAAAGCTTTGGATGACTTGACAAATCCAGAAACTAATTCTGCCATACAGGTTAAGATCTTCTATTAATATGAATTTCAGTTCtatgttaattttattaattttgctTTATATATTTTGTGTAGCTCAATGTCGAATCCAGGAGAAGGAAAAGACTCCATCAAGAAGCAGATGCTGTAATTGAAAAACTTGTTTCTATGGGTTTCCAGAGACCAATTGGTAATTATGTCCTATCTAATGTTGCGATGCCACGATatgtattattattttttattatctATCTGTGTTAGTTGTCGGTTGTCTTCTTAAGCTTCACAATAGTATGGTTTTGATCAACGTTAAAGAAGTGTAATTATTGTTCTGGAGTTTGTCAATGAAATGCTTTTAGCATTCAATTGCAAAAAGACATGAGGTTTCTGGAGTGTTCTCCGATATAGAAACCTTTTTTTATCGAGGTTTCTCATTGATTTTGCTTGCTATCTGCAGCTGCTGCTGCTGTTAATGCATATGGAACAGAAGATGCAGCACTAAATCATCTACTTGCTCTGCATGACAATCCAAATGGAAGTGCTGCTGCTGTTGCAAATACTGCAAATTCTACGCATCCTGTGCCTACTGCTGGTGAAGAAAATGTTTTGGGGTCGCAGGAATTTGTTAGTTCTCAAACTTCTGATGGTAGTAATGGCGAATCATCAACTCTAAATCAGGAAGAGGAGCGAGATGTGGAGATGGAAGATGAATTGACTGAAGAACTTCAGAGAGGAGATGCTTTGTCTGACTATGATATTGAAGTGACTATAGAAGGGGAAGCCATAAACGAGTATCTGGGACTGATTACTTCAGCTGAAGTGAATAATTCTGCGGAAGAGAACGTTAAGAACGTTCCATCATCGGAGTAAATAGTAAAAAGTGAATATCTGCTAATCTCACCCAGTAAAACTAAGGTGCACACTTTTTGTATATAAGCTTTGATCGCAAACAGTAACCTTAGTTTATCTTTAGTAGGATGGGTTTATACTTATAGTGTCGCATGTTAATAAAAACTTATTTATTATGTCAATCTCGTATGAGCAGGGTACTGGTCTTACATTTTAATATGAAAACAGAAAATATGCATTGGTAGTGTATCCAGCTTTGGTTATACTATAATTTAGATAAATTGTATTTTGCACCCTACTATTGTGTTTCAAAAACAAATTTGTACGAGAATTTTGGAAAATTCAGTTTGCACCTCTATAGTTCAACTTTGGGATTCATTATGCACCCCTTTCCAGAATTTTGTTGAATTGGACAGGGGCAAAACCGAAAATTCAGCAAAAATATTAAGTAAATTAATTTCATATCTTTTAAAATAATGTTAAAACTtgaattttgatacaaaattgtaagtttttaattttttaaatgataataGTAATTTGAGTTTTAAtttcattttatattattaattctAGTATTTTGTAATTctacaaaaaaatattttaacaattaattttgattatataactaaatttaataaagtagagtaataaaatttttgaaattgaTATTAAAAAAATGATAATCGAAGGTAAAATTAATAGTGTTATTtgaaaattaataatttattattttatagttgctataaaataatatataattttaaataatatttgaacaagctaaattttattttgattaagTATATTGTTGAATTCCGGTTTTACCCCTACCCAAttcacaaaattttgaaaagGGGTGCATGATGAATCCCAAAGTTGAAGTATGAGGATGCAAACTGAATTTGTTAAAGTTCTGgtacaaatttatttttgaaacacagtaataaggtgcaaagtgcaattaaccctataatttattacaaataaTTTGAGCTACAAAAGCATAACAAACAAGGCATGGATTAGTCTTTGAGTTTTCATGAGCATATAGCAAATCTTCACCCAATTAGTATTATATTCTGTGTATTTCCcttgtttaaaaaaaatatgtgctTAGGACAACTCAAAAATCAAGAACGATAGTTTTCAAGACGAATTGCTTGTTTCTAGTTTGTGAATCGCCTGTTTTGATTTGCATATTtccatattttcaaaataaaCTTTTGGTCTAAATATCACTTTGGGTTAAAAAATAGTCCAAAAtattatttctgaaaataatgGCCCAAAATATCATCTCAAAACGTTACATTATGTACCGCTTAGGCAAAAAGCTTAGGCAAAAAATCCGCTACATTGTATAAAATTATGCACCTTtgacatttttttaaaaaaaatgtgcAAAACGTGATATTAAGTTGAGTTTTGAAAGCAAACACTACATTCTGTAGCGTGTTGCCCTAAAATTATGTGTAAAACGCCAGATAAAGTCAAAGACTACATAATATAATATTTGGTTTCAAAAATCAACTTAATATCACGTTTtgcatattttttttaaaaaaaggtcACAGGTGCATAACGCTACACGGTAGCATTTTGGGCTTTTTCTAATTTAGGTCATAATTTTCAGAAGTGATATTTTGGATCATTTGACAACCTTTTGTCCATCTCTCCTCAACTATTAGGTAAGTTGATACTTGCAGCAAAAAATAAGACCTGTCGAAGCTTGGTAAATGACTATAAACCAAATTTTATAATCTATCCTACTAAAGTAACAAGGAACCCAATTTCTACATCTGTTCACATGAATCACTAAAAGCTAAATGGAACCACAAATTGGTAACCATACCAAATAAATTACAAAAAATACACCCAATGTTTTGCTCATAACCAGTTCAGGCGCAATGAGGGATTTACTATCTATCACTATATTATGAAGCTACCACAAAACGGGTATATCATGACGCTGCCACAGAACGGGCGGAGTTTCTTCCAAGACCCAGACCTAATCCCAACGGGACCGAGCTGTTTATATTTTTCTCATTATGGCTACAGTGCGAAGAATGTACGTGTCCATGCCGAGAATTTGCAGAGGCATTCACATCGACCGCAACATGGCTATTTCCATTAGGTTGCTCAGATTGAGTACCCTGCCCATTTTGTATGTTCAAGTTTCTGGTCATATGCATCATATGAATCCCCTCGGATCTAGATGACTCTTCATTGTACTCCGTGTCCTCGTTGTAGCCATTTATCAAAAAATCAGAGCAGTTTTTCTTGCAACCATGATCATATGGATTTTTAAACCGACCACCCGGTCCTCTAAGGTAGTTATATCGCATTACATTGGCTAATTCATTTGTTGTGATATTACGAGAGATCTGCAGAAATTTTAATCAGCAAGACGTAAAAGTTGCATgttaattccataaatatatgGATACAAGAGGTAAATGTACCAGGGTATAGAGCAAATTGAATTTGATTTGACAAATTccaaaaaaatagaaattttaaTCAAAAAATGCAAACATGTGCACATATTAGTAAACATCATCTAGAGAGGGTGCATTAAACATAAAATCTAAGAACTATGCTTTACAAGATGAGTTGCACTCAAGGTCTAAAAGGGTGATGCAAACACACAAATTTTAAAAAGATGCAGACACGCTCAAGAGAAAAACTATTATAAAGGTTTATTTTGAATCGATGGCCTAAGCTAGTTTACTGCATCCTAGAGCTCTCATGTCTAATTTTATACGGTGAATGACTTTGAAAAAACAGTGCACAAGTTGAAAGAGGCAACTAAAGCAAAAAAAAAAAGTTTGGACATCAGCAATTTCTAGTTTGTGAGCAAACAGTAGCTTGAGAGATGTCAACATACTGTGTGTTCAGATGCAGCAGCAGAAATTAATTAACAAGCTTGCAAATTGCAACCAGATAAACTAGGTACCTGAGAAACTTGTACAACAGTTAAGATGGCAACACCAGGAAACAGGAAAGAATCCCAAAACAGAAATGCGACAGCTCCAATATGCTGTTCATAGGCATGTTTCACCCACGGTACAAAAGCAGCAGGAGCTAATGGATCTGTCAACAGTCCTGCATAGAAACAAGTAAATTTTATCTTAATTTAAAAATATCGTTGAGAGAAATAATGTAAATTTTCTGACTAACATACCACATGTCCTGGATGTAAAACTATAATTGAAAAAATGAGTAGATAAACAAAACATACTTGAAAGAGCAATTCCACCAGTTATCAGCAAGGCTAGATTTTCTACTACAAGGAACACAATGAAATCCCATTTGTTCTTCTGGAGAAAAAAAATTCTTGTCAGAACAATACCATAAGTTTGAGCACAACATGCAGGACAAGA is a genomic window containing:
- the LOC141713625 gene encoding uncharacterized protein LOC141713625, encoding MAAKLKIAGAWSGVLEAELETWSVSMLRHQVAQRSGCGAESINLICGGKLLKDGDESLGQVGVKNNAKIMATRVSVDQGKALMIENQKALAEEERASRLTRIKAAAMSLAKRHADGSLPIEDFNLELENQSGEKVQLGTENDQRAIMTGLMLHASAKQLIKRQQYEDALEVLTMGEEAFSLCDPKLIELVDNVPILQIDMVWCYFMLRDMSWLSLAGVRLAKARVGIERAHGKESSRVRILQGGRCPELPLYLRMDLLEGVVAYHSGQLQKSKAFLSSAQAKYLQLQVPDELLSLLMSMGYRQNDAKRALRMSGQDVGSAVELLVDLKEKKMRKREDDRRRQHEIMEQKRFGITPLRKAVDLQRLSELESIGFERALAAEALRRNENDTQKALDDLTNPETNSAIQLNVESRRRKRLHQEADAVIEKLVSMGFQRPIAAAAVNAYGTEDAALNHLLALHDNPNGSAAAVANTANSTHPVPTAGEENVLGSQEFVSSQTSDGSNGESSTLNQEEERDVEMEDELTEELQRGDALSDYDIEVTIEGEAINEYLGLITSAEVNNSAEENVKNVPSSE